A single window of Chitinophaga sp. XS-30 DNA harbors:
- a CDS encoding SLATT domain-containing protein produces MAILPERLIQYEPMNEWDDILAKKKLDQLFTNILLLTDGEIEWYHNCRKSKGTLAKTIRVAAIVLFISSTLAPYFSAINGNNIMVLYIGYILAGLGGGLLLFDRYYGLSSSWIRFMLTGMELESLRNSFVQNWQLLYFSNLPLTQERFAIMVDALLKFQETFNAAVKAETEQWAREFQQNLKDLAAALKAQSDQLKADVEASKTASGHTETPEAQVPMEIIREAIERKFSEWKEVFHVVAVAAGKKMTKGEMTDINCLVFSPVEKVKEGDQYYTPIPPDIRFTSVNGRTYSIPTDVREEGSRIYASSRPKLLCDSTVPKRPGCSVSRKVDISGSGTLGLKVWKDGKTYFLSCYHVLCAPELNDEQFDFSPLNSLGDTIVVSPSVEDGGATGNEPLELGRVTEGCLNGQLDCAIALIENSASVTDRICKIDKPPLLPLTITDDHATHRYPVKSVGRTTGIISGAIQEAAARCEINYWIKGKWKTVSISGLVRTDQLTDGGDSGAPVVDEENNIVGIIIANSASFTYIVPIQRILSKFSVTLNQIQ; encoded by the coding sequence ATGGCTATTTTACCCGAAAGGCTCATCCAGTATGAGCCGATGAACGAATGGGACGATATCCTCGCGAAAAAGAAGCTGGACCAGCTTTTTACCAATATCCTTCTGCTGACAGACGGTGAGATCGAATGGTATCACAACTGCCGGAAAAGTAAAGGTACACTGGCCAAGACCATTCGCGTCGCCGCTATTGTGCTGTTCATCTCCAGTACCCTTGCCCCGTATTTTTCCGCCATCAACGGCAATAATATCATGGTGTTGTACATCGGGTACATTCTGGCGGGCCTGGGCGGCGGCTTGTTGTTATTCGACCGCTATTACGGGCTGTCCAGCAGCTGGATACGGTTCATGCTTACCGGAATGGAACTGGAAAGCCTGCGTAACAGCTTTGTGCAGAACTGGCAATTGCTCTATTTCAGCAATCTGCCCCTGACACAGGAACGTTTTGCCATTATGGTAGATGCGCTCCTGAAATTCCAGGAGACCTTCAATGCCGCCGTAAAGGCGGAAACCGAACAATGGGCCAGGGAATTCCAGCAAAACCTCAAAGACCTGGCCGCTGCCCTGAAAGCCCAGAGTGATCAGCTGAAAGCAGATGTGGAGGCCAGCAAAACGGCATCCGGTCATACGGAAACACCGGAAGCCCAGGTGCCGATGGAGATCATCCGCGAGGCCATAGAAAGGAAATTCAGCGAATGGAAAGAGGTCTTCCATGTCGTAGCCGTTGCGGCAGGGAAAAAAATGACAAAGGGGGAAATGACGGACATCAATTGCCTGGTGTTCAGCCCCGTGGAAAAGGTGAAAGAAGGGGATCAATACTATACACCCATCCCTCCGGATATCCGGTTCACCTCCGTGAATGGCCGCACCTACAGTATTCCTACGGACGTGCGGGAGGAGGGAAGCCGGATCTACGCTTCCAGCCGCCCAAAACTGCTTTGTGATTCCACTGTTCCCAAACGGCCGGGTTGCTCCGTTTCCCGCAAAGTGGACATCAGCGGCTCCGGCACACTGGGCCTGAAGGTCTGGAAAGACGGGAAGACATACTTTCTAAGCTGCTATCATGTGCTATGCGCCCCGGAACTGAATGATGAACAATTCGACTTTTCACCCCTGAACTCCCTCGGCGATACCATTGTTGTTTCCCCAAGTGTGGAAGACGGCGGCGCTACCGGCAATGAACCGCTTGAGCTGGGAAGGGTCACGGAAGGGTGCCTGAACGGGCAGCTGGACTGTGCCATCGCCCTGATCGAAAATTCCGCCAGCGTCACGGACCGCATCTGCAAGATAGACAAACCGCCGTTGCTGCCGCTCACCATCACGGACGATCATGCCACGCATCGTTATCCCGTAAAGTCCGTGGGCCGCACTACCGGCATCATCAGCGGCGCCATACAGGAGGCCGCCGCCAGATGCGAGATCAATTATTGGATAAAAGGGAAATGGAAAACGGTTTCCATCAGCGGGCTTGTGCGCACGGACCAGCTCACGGATGGCGGCGATTCCGGCGCCCCGGTTGTGGATGAGGAGAACAACATCGTGGGCATCATCATCGCCAACTCGGCATCATTCACCTATATCGTACCTATTCAACGAATACTATCAAAATTCTCTGTCACACTAAATCAGATCCAATGA
- a CDS encoding Tex family protein has translation MNPKHVALISAELGISQKQAENTMTLLAEGSTVPFISRYRKEQTGSLDEVQIGKVEDMKKRYEEVDDRRAFIIKTITEQEKMTPELLAKLESSWVLAELEDMYLPYKPKRKTRATVAIEKGLEPLAKLLLEQQENTPEEAAKSFLNEQVATTEEALKGARDIIAEWINENAELRDKLRKLFTHTAVLSSKVNEGKESEGEKYKDYFDFREELFSIPSHRVLAIFRGESEGFLFASITPVEEEALEIINKQFVTGHNASAEQVTKAAADAYKRLLRPSLENEFRAAAKEKADTEAIEVFAENLRQLLLAAPLGPKAVIAIDPGYRTGCKTVALDSQGNMLDHDVIYPLEKNYKSQAAEQLLHSWVNKYDIAAIAVGNGTAGRETEEFVKKIDFGRKVNVFMVNESGASVYSASEVAREEFPEHDVTVRGSVSIGRRLIDPLAELVKIDPKAIGVGQYQHDVNQSHLKQSLDRVVVSCVNNVGVNLNTASKHLLAYISGLGPSLAENIVKYRKENGAFKNRKELKNVTRLGDKAFEQCAGFLRIENGDNPLDNSAVHPERYPVVEAIATKQQCSVQELMGREDLRKNINMKDFISEEVGQVTLEDILKELAKPSRDPRDEIAIFEYAEGIKSMEDVKPGMVLPGVVTNITAFGAFVDIGVKQDGLVHISHLSNKFISNPNEAVKLNQKVMVTVLEVDIARKRISLSMKTNEPAGGGGGGQRRERKDNKPAKEAPVNDFQAKLLALKSKFK, from the coding sequence ATGAATCCGAAACACGTGGCGCTCATTTCTGCTGAGCTGGGCATCTCCCAAAAGCAGGCTGAGAATACCATGACCTTATTGGCAGAAGGTTCTACTGTGCCCTTCATCAGCCGTTACCGGAAAGAACAGACGGGTAGTCTGGACGAGGTACAGATCGGCAAAGTGGAGGATATGAAAAAGCGGTATGAAGAGGTGGATGATCGTCGTGCGTTCATTATCAAGACCATTACCGAGCAGGAGAAAATGACCCCCGAGCTGCTGGCGAAACTGGAATCGTCCTGGGTGCTGGCAGAGCTGGAGGACATGTATCTTCCTTATAAGCCCAAACGCAAGACCCGTGCCACGGTGGCCATTGAAAAAGGCCTGGAGCCGCTGGCGAAGCTGTTGCTGGAGCAGCAGGAAAATACCCCCGAAGAAGCCGCGAAGTCATTCCTCAATGAACAGGTAGCCACCACCGAGGAAGCCCTCAAAGGCGCCCGCGATATCATCGCAGAGTGGATCAATGAAAATGCAGAGCTGCGCGACAAGCTGCGCAAGCTCTTCACCCATACCGCCGTACTCTCTTCCAAAGTAAATGAAGGCAAGGAAAGCGAGGGCGAGAAATACAAGGATTATTTCGATTTCCGCGAAGAGCTGTTTTCCATCCCCTCCCACCGGGTACTGGCCATTTTCAGGGGGGAATCGGAAGGTTTTCTCTTTGCCAGCATCACGCCTGTGGAAGAAGAAGCGCTGGAGATCATCAACAAACAATTCGTGACCGGTCATAATGCCAGCGCAGAACAGGTGACCAAAGCGGCGGCAGATGCTTACAAACGTCTGCTGCGCCCCTCGCTGGAAAACGAGTTCCGCGCTGCCGCCAAGGAAAAAGCAGATACAGAGGCTATAGAGGTGTTTGCAGAAAACCTGCGCCAGTTGCTGCTCGCCGCTCCGCTCGGTCCAAAAGCCGTGATCGCCATAGACCCCGGTTACCGCACCGGTTGCAAGACCGTGGCGCTGGACAGCCAGGGCAATATGCTGGACCATGATGTGATCTATCCACTGGAAAAGAACTACAAAAGCCAGGCTGCCGAGCAACTGCTGCACAGCTGGGTGAATAAATACGATATTGCTGCCATTGCAGTAGGTAATGGCACGGCAGGCCGTGAAACGGAAGAGTTCGTGAAGAAGATCGATTTCGGCCGCAAGGTGAATGTGTTCATGGTGAATGAAAGCGGCGCCTCGGTATATTCCGCTTCCGAAGTAGCGCGGGAAGAATTCCCCGAGCATGATGTGACCGTGCGGGGTTCCGTGTCCATCGGCCGCAGGCTGATAGACCCGCTGGCGGAACTGGTAAAGATCGATCCGAAAGCGATCGGTGTAGGCCAGTACCAGCATGATGTGAACCAAAGCCACCTCAAACAGAGCCTGGACCGTGTGGTGGTGAGTTGCGTGAACAATGTGGGCGTAAACCTGAACACGGCTTCCAAGCACCTGCTGGCGTACATCTCCGGTCTTGGGCCTTCCCTGGCGGAAAACATCGTGAAATACCGCAAAGAGAACGGCGCGTTCAAAAACCGTAAGGAACTGAAGAACGTGACCCGCCTCGGAGATAAAGCATTCGAGCAGTGCGCGGGCTTTTTGCGCATTGAGAACGGAGATAACCCGCTGGACAATTCCGCAGTGCATCCCGAGCGCTATCCCGTGGTGGAAGCCATCGCCACAAAGCAGCAATGCAGTGTGCAGGAGCTGATGGGGCGTGAGGACCTCCGGAAGAATATCAATATGAAGGATTTCATCAGCGAGGAAGTAGGCCAGGTTACACTGGAAGACATCCTTAAGGAACTGGCCAAACCCAGCCGGGACCCCCGTGACGAGATCGCCATCTTCGAATACGCCGAAGGCATCAAAAGCATGGAAGACGTGAAACCCGGCATGGTGCTGCCCGGCGTGGTGACGAACATCACCGCCTTCGGGGCCTTTGTGGATATCGGCGTGAAACAGGACGGGCTGGTGCACATTTCCCATCTCTCCAACAAATTCATCAGCAATCCCAATGAAGCGGTGAAGCTGAACCAGAAAGTGATGGTAACGGTGCTGGAAGTGGATATCGCGCGCAAGCGCATCTCTTTATCCATGAAAACCAATGAACCCGCTGGTGGCGGCGGCGGTGGGCAACGCCGTGAGCGGAAGGACAACAAGCCTGCGAAGGAAGCGCCGGTGAACGACTTCCAGGCCAAACTGCTGGCATTGAAATCGAAATTCAAATAG
- the mazG gene encoding nucleoside triphosphate pyrophosphohydrolase: MQPEQAFSRLLQIMDDLRVKCPWDRKQTIQSLRQLTIEELYELTDAITDQDYKGIREELGDLLLHIVFYAKIGSEQQQFTITDVITGVCDKLVARHPHIYGDVKVNNEEDVKQNWEKLKLKEGKDSVLSGVPASLPALVKSMRLQEKAKQVGFEWENRDQVWDKVKEEMEELKEAIAAGDPDEMEAEFGDLLFSLVNYSRFMKIDSENALERTNKKFIRRFRAMEGMAAAEGRRLDEMSLPEMDGLWNKVKEGE, encoded by the coding sequence ATGCAGCCTGAACAAGCCTTTAGCCGATTATTGCAGATCATGGACGATCTGAGGGTAAAATGCCCATGGGACAGGAAACAGACCATCCAGTCACTCCGGCAGCTCACCATCGAAGAGTTGTATGAACTGACGGATGCCATTACGGACCAGGATTATAAAGGCATCCGTGAAGAGCTGGGAGACCTCCTGCTGCATATCGTATTCTACGCAAAGATAGGATCGGAACAGCAGCAATTCACCATCACGGACGTGATTACCGGTGTTTGCGACAAACTGGTGGCCCGTCATCCGCATATCTACGGCGATGTGAAAGTGAACAACGAAGAAGATGTAAAACAGAACTGGGAGAAGCTGAAGCTGAAAGAAGGGAAGGATTCCGTATTGAGCGGAGTGCCGGCATCCCTGCCGGCATTGGTAAAATCCATGCGCCTGCAGGAAAAGGCAAAACAGGTAGGCTTTGAATGGGAGAACCGGGACCAGGTTTGGGATAAGGTAAAGGAGGAGATGGAAGAACTGAAAGAAGCCATTGCGGCCGGTGATCCCGATGAAATGGAAGCCGAATTCGGCGACCTGCTTTTTTCCCTGGTCAACTACAGCCGCTTTATGAAGATCGATTCCGAGAATGCGCTGGAACGTACGAATAAGAAGTTCATCCGCCGTTTCCGCGCCATGGAGGGAATGGCTGCGGCGGAAGGGCGGCGCCTGGACGAGATGAGCCTTCCTGAAATGGACGGGCTATGGAACAAGGTAAAGGAAGGGGAATAA
- a CDS encoding ATP-binding protein: MLDIKEIRLFFLRNGYLLIIAAWLFTFAFLFNNYWSYYSSPHGVQRSLEGDIRERQQSFADLVADSATVEALLNGTYSEKTLQDIYRENYYVFAYDSTNEGLQLRFWSTSNVAPPLQPALTEGVSFRRLANGYYVVLCREVQPQRFVVGLLPVKQEFAITNDYLGNQFYGRPAIGREYAIHQRPPGLPVLDMNDRILFYLFYNPGLQEPSPSLMSMLLLAVGCICVLIFINLFATLMARRLTPLWGFLFLLSVVLLFRVLSYLYNFPVDLRSLNLFNPWIYAKDDVFKSLGDLLLNVLLAFWLILFFRQHVRTIHPPVVRTKWQSWLIIGAAGLVMFIVGQFLLDLIRSLVIDSRISYDVTNFFSLNEYSVIGSMSLGFIAISFLFFSQIVNYLLNQLTDFQYRSKYVSLAVVGLVWLAFRINAPDLSASVAFMFWLLGYVILLDLLELRFSQRSSTLPFIVWMLMMTVTTSAVLIYYNNLKELSNRKHVAMDLSRQRDPYLETLLNDVGERLVQDPQVRSFFLERTRTGKRALERTLQEKYFSRYISRFNVQFFTYDEEGQPLFNSSRTSFESLQDRIMTGNELPHVLGRDLYYDERSFNDYSYIGKKEIYGRGDTVSGYLFYEVRSEPEIMQPDRLYPELLIESGVRDQQSEYMDRYSYAVYNKGQLVTHHNNYPFKVRLAPSEIPAADTVFDENNGYSLLYYRESKDKLVVVAKPTRNFLEFITLFAYMFCLFLLIIGIYSLVDLFVKARLRISNLQAMLKLSIRNKVQSTIIFAVAFAFLALGLATILFFINRSRAENAERLSRTVHSIAQDIEKVFYTQRMLDQVETIYDSIFLADLSRSIGAIATEHNVDVNIYDTGGHLQLSAQPLMIEKGLISDAMNPLAFYHLSKLNKIQYIQEEQIGEMKYISGYIPLRDNRGVFAYLNVPYFATQTELNQQISTFLVALININAFIFLIAGLLVLLISNTITKSFSLITEKLRSVNLGQLNEPVEWDKEDEIGLLVKEYNKMVQKLEVSAEKLAKSEREGAWREMARQVAHEIKNPLTPMKLSIQYLQRAIANDSPDVKALSRNVANTLVEQIEHLSNIASDFAAFAHITKINNEEFSLSELLSSVTGLYMSNPECHIYFERNDNPYMVEADKTQINRLFTNLLQNAIQAIPEGREGHIAISMEDGESGETVIVKVTDNGTGIPPEVQPKIFVPNFTTKSSGTGLGLAMCKNIVEQAGGRIWFTTAPGVGTTFYVALPVVE; this comes from the coding sequence ATGCTCGATATCAAAGAAATAAGACTGTTTTTCCTCCGCAACGGCTATCTGCTCATCATCGCGGCCTGGCTGTTCACATTCGCTTTCCTGTTCAACAACTACTGGAGCTATTACTCTTCCCCGCACGGTGTGCAGCGCAGCCTGGAAGGCGATATCAGGGAACGGCAGCAGTCGTTTGCGGACCTTGTAGCGGATTCGGCTACCGTAGAAGCGTTGCTCAACGGTACCTACTCCGAAAAAACACTGCAGGATATCTACCGGGAAAACTATTATGTTTTTGCCTACGATAGCACGAATGAAGGATTGCAGTTGCGTTTCTGGAGCACCAGCAATGTAGCGCCGCCGCTTCAGCCCGCGCTGACGGAAGGGGTGAGCTTCCGGCGCCTCGCGAACGGATATTATGTAGTGCTCTGCCGGGAAGTGCAGCCGCAGCGGTTCGTTGTAGGCTTGCTGCCGGTAAAGCAGGAGTTTGCCATCACCAACGATTACCTGGGCAACCAGTTCTACGGCCGCCCCGCCATAGGCCGCGAGTATGCTATTCATCAACGCCCGCCGGGCCTGCCCGTGCTGGATATGAACGACCGGATACTTTTTTATCTCTTTTATAACCCCGGCCTGCAGGAACCTTCACCCAGCCTCATGAGCATGCTGTTGCTGGCAGTGGGTTGCATCTGCGTACTGATCTTCATCAACCTGTTTGCTACCCTCATGGCCCGCAGGCTGACGCCGCTATGGGGATTCCTGTTCCTGCTGAGCGTTGTATTGCTCTTCCGGGTGCTCAGCTACCTGTATAATTTCCCGGTAGACCTGCGCTCGCTCAACCTCTTCAACCCCTGGATCTATGCAAAGGACGATGTGTTCAAATCCCTGGGAGACCTGTTGTTGAACGTACTGCTGGCCTTCTGGCTGATCCTGTTCTTCCGGCAGCATGTGCGCACCATCCATCCCCCGGTAGTCCGTACCAAATGGCAAAGCTGGCTGATCATCGGCGCAGCGGGACTGGTGATGTTCATCGTCGGGCAGTTCCTGCTGGACCTGATCCGCAGCCTGGTGATCGATTCCAGGATATCCTACGATGTCACCAACTTTTTCAGCCTGAATGAATACAGCGTGATCGGCAGCATGAGCCTCGGTTTCATCGCCATCAGCTTTCTTTTCTTTTCCCAGATCGTCAATTATCTGCTCAACCAGCTCACGGATTTCCAGTACCGCAGCAAGTACGTTTCACTGGCCGTTGTGGGCCTGGTATGGCTGGCTTTCCGCATCAATGCGCCGGACCTCAGCGCCTCCGTGGCGTTTATGTTCTGGCTGCTGGGGTATGTGATTTTGCTGGACCTGCTGGAGCTCCGTTTCAGCCAGCGCAGCAGCACCCTGCCGTTCATCGTGTGGATGCTCATGATGACCGTTACCACGTCCGCCGTGCTCATCTATTACAACAACCTGAAGGAGCTGAGCAACCGGAAACATGTGGCGATGGACCTTTCCCGGCAGCGGGACCCCTACCTGGAAACGCTGCTGAATGATGTAGGGGAACGGCTGGTGCAGGACCCCCAGGTCCGCAGTTTCTTCCTGGAACGCACCCGCACCGGTAAACGGGCGCTGGAGCGTACCCTGCAGGAAAAATACTTCTCCCGCTATATCAGCCGCTTTAACGTGCAGTTCTTCACCTACGATGAAGAAGGGCAGCCGCTTTTCAACAGCAGCCGCACCAGCTTTGAATCGCTGCAGGACCGTATCATGACCGGCAATGAGCTGCCGCATGTGCTGGGGAGAGACCTCTATTACGACGAAAGAAGCTTCAACGATTACAGTTATATCGGAAAGAAGGAGATCTACGGGCGGGGGGACACCGTATCCGGTTACCTCTTTTATGAGGTCCGCTCGGAACCCGAGATCATGCAGCCGGACCGCTTGTATCCGGAGCTGCTCATCGAAAGCGGGGTGCGCGATCAGCAGTCGGAGTACATGGACCGGTATTCGTATGCTGTGTACAACAAAGGGCAGCTGGTCACACATCACAATAACTATCCCTTCAAGGTAAGGCTCGCGCCATCGGAAATTCCCGCCGCGGATACCGTGTTCGATGAAAATAACGGGTATTCGCTGTTATATTACCGCGAATCGAAAGACAAGCTGGTAGTGGTGGCCAAGCCCACCCGCAACTTCCTGGAGTTCATCACCCTGTTCGCCTACATGTTCTGCCTGTTCCTGCTGATCATTGGCATCTACAGCCTGGTGGACCTCTTTGTAAAAGCCCGGCTCCGGATATCCAACCTCCAGGCGATGCTCAAGCTGAGCATCCGCAACAAGGTGCAAAGCACGATCATCTTTGCCGTGGCATTTGCTTTCCTGGCGCTCGGACTTGCCACCATCCTGTTCTTCATCAACCGCTCCCGCGCGGAGAATGCGGAACGGCTCAGCCGTACCGTGCACAGCATTGCACAGGATATCGAGAAGGTTTTTTATACCCAGCGTATGCTGGACCAGGTGGAGACCATCTATGATTCCATCTTTCTGGCGGACCTCTCGCGGAGCATCGGCGCCATTGCCACCGAACATAACGTGGATGTGAATATCTATGATACCGGCGGGCATTTGCAACTGTCCGCCCAACCCCTGATGATAGAAAAAGGGCTGATCTCCGATGCCATGAACCCGCTGGCCTTTTATCACCTGTCAAAGCTGAACAAGATCCAGTACATCCAGGAGGAACAGATCGGGGAGATGAAATATATCAGCGGCTACATTCCGCTGCGGGACAACAGGGGCGTGTTCGCCTACCTCAATGTGCCGTATTTTGCCACACAAACCGAGCTGAACCAGCAGATATCCACCTTCCTGGTAGCCCTGATCAACATCAATGCGTTCATATTCCTGATCGCCGGGCTGCTGGTATTGCTGATATCCAATACCATCACCAAATCGTTCTCCCTGATCACGGAGAAGTTGCGCAGCGTGAACCTGGGCCAGTTGAATGAACCGGTTGAATGGGATAAGGAAGACGAGATAGGCCTGCTGGTAAAAGAATATAACAAGATGGTGCAGAAGCTGGAAGTGAGCGCGGAAAAGCTGGCGAAAAGCGAGCGTGAGGGCGCCTGGCGGGAAATGGCCCGGCAGGTGGCGCATGAGATCAAAAACCCGCTGACCCCCATGAAGCTCAGCATCCAGTACCTGCAACGGGCCATTGCCAACGATTCCCCGGATGTGAAAGCACTGTCCAGGAACGTCGCCAATACGCTGGTAGAACAGATAGAGCATCTGTCCAATATCGCATCGGACTTTGCGGCATTCGCCCATATCACCAAAATAAACAACGAGGAGTTCTCGCTGAGCGAGCTGCTGTCTTCCGTCACCGGCCTTTACATGAGCAACCCGGAATGCCATATCTATTTCGAGCGGAATGACAACCCCTATATGGTGGAAGCCGATAAAACGCAGATCAACCGCCTTTTCACCAATCTGCTGCAGAACGCCATACAGGCCATTCCGGAAGGCAGGGAAGGGCATATTGCCATCAGCATGGAAGATGGGGAGAGCGGAGAGACCGTTATCGTAAAGGTCACGGATAACGGCACAGGCATTCCGCCGGAGGTGCAGCCGAAGATCTTTGTACCGAATTTTACCACGAAATCTTCCGGCACCGGGCTGGGACTGGCGATGTGCAAGAATATCGTGGAGCAGGCCGGGGGAAGGATCTGGTTTACGACCGCTCCCGGTGTGGGGACCACATTTTATGTTGCGTTGCCTGTTGTAGAGTAA
- the plsX gene encoding phosphate acyltransferase PlsX, whose amino-acid sequence MRIGLDMMGGDYAPAEAVKGVRLFLDSDASDAHLVLIGDEQALTPLLTDAQLDQSRYTVVHSSQVIGMNEHPTKALKEKPQSSISIGFHLLQNKKIDAFISAGNTGAMMVGAIYSIKLIEGIQRPTISTVLPRENGTNGLLLDVGINADCKPENLVQFAILGSLYSQYIMGINKPKVGLLNIGEEEGKGNLLAQATYPLLKENSHLDFIGNVEGRDIFRDNVDVIVCEGFTGNVVLKMAESFHDVAVRRNIKDDYMDKFDFEQYGGTPVLGVAEPVIIGHGISHGRAFSNMIDLAKRMVDSKLMDKIRESFVEVK is encoded by the coding sequence ATGAGAATCGGGCTAGATATGATGGGTGGCGACTATGCCCCCGCAGAAGCAGTAAAAGGAGTAAGATTATTTTTAGACAGTGATGCATCAGATGCGCATCTTGTACTGATAGGTGATGAGCAAGCCTTAACGCCCTTGTTGACGGATGCGCAACTGGACCAGTCAAGATATACCGTTGTTCATTCATCCCAGGTAATCGGGATGAATGAACATCCTACCAAAGCACTTAAAGAAAAGCCGCAATCTTCCATCTCTATCGGCTTTCATCTTCTTCAGAACAAAAAGATTGATGCATTCATCAGTGCCGGCAATACCGGCGCCATGATGGTGGGTGCCATCTATTCCATCAAACTCATCGAAGGCATTCAGCGCCCCACCATTTCTACCGTACTCCCCCGCGAGAACGGCACTAACGGCCTTTTGCTGGATGTGGGCATCAATGCGGACTGCAAACCGGAAAACCTGGTACAGTTCGCCATTCTCGGTTCGCTCTACTCCCAATACATCATGGGCATCAACAAACCGAAGGTAGGATTGCTCAATATCGGTGAAGAAGAAGGCAAGGGCAACCTCCTGGCGCAAGCCACTTATCCCCTCCTGAAAGAGAACAGCCATCTCGACTTTATCGGCAACGTGGAAGGCCGCGATATTTTCAGGGACAATGTGGATGTGATCGTTTGCGAAGGTTTTACCGGCAATGTGGTGCTGAAAATGGCCGAATCCTTCCATGATGTGGCCGTTCGCCGGAATATCAAAGATGATTATATGGACAAGTTCGACTTTGAGCAATACGGCGGCACGCCTGTCCTCGGTGTGGCTGAACCGGTGATCATCGGGCATGGCATTTCCCACGGCAGGGCTTTTTCAAATATGATAGACCTCGCCAAACGGATGGTGGACAGCAAACTGATGGACAAGATCAGGGAGAGCTTTGTGGAAGTAAAATAA
- the rpmF gene encoding 50S ribosomal protein L32 codes for MPNPKRRHSQQRSAKRRTHYKAFADTLSTDSATGEVHLRHRAHWVENKLFYKGKVVLEKQAAAK; via the coding sequence ATGCCGAATCCTAAACGCAGACATTCGCAACAAAGATCAGCTAAAAGAAGAACGCATTACAAGGCTTTTGCTGACACTTTAAGCACAGACAGCGCTACCGGCGAAGTGCACCTGAGACACCGTGCCCACTGGGTAGAGAACAAACTGTTCTACAAAGGGAAAGTTGTATTGGAAAAACAAGCAGCTGCTAAATAA
- a CDS encoding DUF177 domain-containing protein: MKHLREFDIAFVGLTPGVHTFQYQITDSFFENYGPQDFSNCNATVKLQFDKKNNFFLLKFEVGGTVTVTCDRCGQPFEMQLWDDFNQVVKLVENPGELGADEDPDVTYISRTDSHLNVAAFVYEFINLSIPMQRIHPVDSNGKSGCDPKVLEMLDKMNRQGEDETNPIWKGLEKFRDN; the protein is encoded by the coding sequence ATGAAGCATCTCCGCGAATTTGACATAGCTTTTGTCGGTCTGACGCCCGGAGTGCATACATTCCAATACCAGATCACTGATAGTTTCTTTGAAAACTACGGGCCGCAGGATTTCTCGAACTGTAACGCCACGGTAAAGTTACAATTTGACAAGAAGAATAACTTCTTTTTGCTGAAATTCGAGGTTGGAGGCACGGTAACCGTGACCTGTGACCGCTGTGGACAACCGTTTGAAATGCAGTTGTGGGACGATTTCAACCAGGTGGTAAAGCTGGTGGAAAATCCCGGTGAGCTGGGCGCGGATGAAGACCCGGACGTAACTTATATCTCCAGGACGGATTCACATCTGAATGTGGCCGCTTTTGTGTATGAGTTCATCAATCTGAGCATCCCGATGCAGCGCATCCACCCGGTTGACAGCAACGGCAAGAGCGGCTGCGATCCGAAAGTATTGGAAATGCTGGATAAAATGAACCGGCAGGGCGAAGACGAGACGAACCCGATCTGGAAAGGTCTGGAAAAATTCAGAGACAATTAA